In one Sporomusa sphaeroides DSM 2875 genomic region, the following are encoded:
- a CDS encoding MoaD/ThiS family protein, translating to MILEVRLYATLRRYTPASPNGVITVVVPDGSTVLDVVRKINIDPAEIHLIMINGIGCEFDKPVHEGDRVGLFPPVGGG from the coding sequence ATGATATTGGAAGTGCGTTTATATGCTACATTAAGGCGTTATACGCCAGCAAGCCCGAATGGAGTAATAACGGTAGTGGTGCCTGACGGTAGCACGGTGTTGGATGTGGTGAGAAAAATTAACATTGATCCGGCAGAGATTCATCTGATTATGATTAATGGTATTGGATGCGAGTTTGACAAGCCGGTACATGAGGGTGACCGGGTGGGCTTATTTCCGCCAGTGGGTGGCGGTTAG